From the Halorhabdus utahensis DSM 12940 genome, one window contains:
- a CDS encoding RDD family protein, giving the protein MTAEIGDVDGVRRGDDTRIHLASWGDRFFAWLIDILLVGAVISTLGDIAGVYSLSVGDVSMTLPLLSVNGLGFWLYWTVLEGYGGQSAGKLVMNIAVTDERGEDIDYVTAAIQAFGKAFLLPLDVLIGWLAMGGEYVRVFNKLSRTIVIERGESEPTGVEYVTPE; this is encoded by the coding sequence ATGACTGCTGAAATAGGCGATGTTGACGGGGTGCGGCGGGGAGACGACACGCGGATTCACCTCGCGTCCTGGGGTGACCGGTTTTTCGCGTGGCTGATCGACATCCTTCTCGTCGGGGCCGTGATCTCGACGCTCGGCGACATCGCCGGCGTCTACTCCCTCTCCGTCGGTGACGTCTCGATGACACTCCCTCTCCTGAGCGTCAACGGCCTCGGCTTCTGGCTCTACTGGACCGTCCTGGAAGGCTACGGCGGGCAATCCGCCGGGAAACTTGTCATGAACATCGCCGTGACTGACGAGCGCGGTGAGGACATCGACTACGTGACAGCGGCCATCCAGGCCTTCGGAAAAGCGTTCCTCCTCCCACTCGACGTCCTGATCGGCTGGCTCGCGATGGGCGGCGAGTACGTCCGCGTGTTCAACAAGCTCTCGCGGACGATCGTGATCGAGCGTGGCGAAAGCGAACCCACGGGCGTCGAGTACGTCACGCCGGAGTGA
- a CDS encoding DUF5789 family protein, producing the protein MYLNIERALEDISYPTDCADVVETCGDRVITFQVGEETVAEAIGRCNAGELRTREEARQTVLSSVSEGAIGRKYYSDRDPPIPDAEWHDPVSL; encoded by the coding sequence ATGTACCTCAATATCGAACGGGCCCTCGAGGACATCTCGTATCCGACAGACTGTGCGGACGTCGTCGAGACCTGTGGCGACCGCGTGATCACGTTCCAGGTCGGCGAGGAGACGGTCGCGGAGGCGATCGGGCGGTGTAACGCCGGGGAACTCCGGACCCGAGAGGAGGCACGCCAGACGGTCCTCTCGTCGGTAAGCGAGGGCGCGATCGGTCGGAAGTACTACAGCGACCGCGATCCGCCGATCCCGGACGCCGAGTGGCACGATCCAGTCTCGCTGTAG
- a CDS encoding homing endonuclease associated repeat-containing protein — protein MTTEEECLDALQDAAEELDASPTKVEYETLGLTPSASTILRVVGGWNEAKRRAGLETNPSTGSRVAPKPEDVDLPDGTGWEALTQDQRWHYRHADHNTERTLERRQRLRAWVNDRKAERGCSECGESDPACLDFHHPNDDKEMAITDMVTHGYSTDRLETEIDGCEVLCANCHKKRHNRQAAVVREETAPPRTKRERLQQWTVEYRRRTGCQRCSEGDPVCLQFHHSDPEGKTASVGKLISDSAPEAEIREEVSRCIVLCANCHRKEHVEVPDMSAAGT, from the coding sequence GTGACGACCGAAGAAGAGTGCCTCGACGCTCTGCAGGACGCCGCGGAGGAACTCGACGCCTCGCCGACGAAAGTCGAGTACGAGACGCTCGGACTGACGCCGTCGGCGTCGACGATCCTTCGGGTCGTCGGTGGGTGGAACGAGGCGAAACGACGTGCTGGACTCGAAACGAACCCGTCTACAGGGTCGAGAGTCGCGCCGAAACCCGAGGACGTCGACCTTCCGGACGGCACGGGCTGGGAAGCACTGACGCAGGACCAGCGCTGGCACTACAGGCACGCCGATCACAACACTGAACGGACGCTCGAACGACGGCAGCGGCTCCGGGCGTGGGTGAACGATCGAAAGGCGGAACGGGGCTGCTCGGAGTGTGGGGAATCAGACCCGGCGTGCCTGGATTTCCATCACCCGAACGACGACAAGGAGATGGCGATCACCGACATGGTCACGCATGGGTATTCGACCGATCGGTTGGAAACGGAGATCGACGGCTGTGAAGTGCTCTGTGCGAACTGTCATAAGAAACGACACAATCGACAGGCGGCCGTCGTCCGTGAGGAGACGGCCCCGCCACGGACCAAACGCGAACGACTGCAACAATGGACCGTCGAGTACCGTCGTCGCACGGGCTGTCAACGATGTTCAGAGGGTGATCCGGTCTGTCTGCAGTTCCACCACTCCGATCCCGAGGGCAAGACGGCTTCGGTCGGTAAACTGATCTCGGATTCGGCCCCCGAAGCGGAGATCCGCGAGGAAGTGTCGAGATGTATCGTTCTCTGTGCAAACTGCCATCGAAAAGAACACGTCGAAGTGCCGGACATGTCGGCCGCCGGGACGTGA
- a CDS encoding nucleoside deaminase: MDHPNEELMRTAISLGTDPEAVGALLVKNGDIVASGTGAIFERPDATAHSEIEVIREACQRLDSERLDGCWLYSTHEPCPMCTAACCWARIEGVVYALTDEDMPADWGTIFSAVSAREIRDSCEHRPELHDGFMHAEATRLLH, encoded by the coding sequence ATGGACCATCCGAACGAAGAACTGATGCGGACGGCAATCTCGCTCGGTACCGATCCAGAGGCCGTCGGTGCGCTGCTCGTCAAGAACGGCGATATCGTCGCCAGCGGTACCGGCGCGATCTTCGAACGGCCCGACGCGACCGCTCACTCGGAGATCGAAGTGATCCGTGAGGCGTGCCAACGACTCGACTCCGAACGGCTGGACGGCTGCTGGCTGTACTCGACCCACGAACCGTGTCCGATGTGTACGGCTGCGTGTTGCTGGGCCCGTATCGAGGGCGTCGTCTACGCTCTGACGGACGAGGACATGCCTGCTGACTGGGGGACGATTTTCTCCGCCGTGTCCGCACGCGAGATTCGTGACAGCTGTGAGCATCGGCCGGAACTCCATGACGGATTCATGCACGCGGAAGCGACTCGGCTTCTTCACTGA
- the bglX gene encoding beta-glucosidase BglX, producing the protein MTGVSNTALTEYVDEQRREAIAERVEELLAAMTIEEKVGQLNQRSVSFVTGSEDDTDDLETAIADGEVGSVLNAQGLDAKRHLQEIAVEESRLGIPLVMAFDVIHGYRTVFPTPLGQAASWEPDLAERAERVAATEASADGHHWTFAPMVDVSRDPRWGRVMEGSGESPVLGSAFARARVRGFQGDDLADTDTMLACAKHFAGYGASEAGRDYNTVNVSETALRDRHLPPFEAAVETGVATVMNAFNTIERIPASGNESLVSGVLKGEWGFEGAMVSDWDSFGEQMPHGVAADEREAAKRAMLAGSDVDMVSEVLLEELPELVRDGEVPESRLDDAVARVLWMKGLLGLFEDPYQYFDEDRREAVTRTDEQRETAREVAERSFVLLKNEGVLPLEDDAEVGVVGALADSDEDTLGAWAWGGDPEDVTTIRAGLDDHFDGVPYAAGYDLPGEVTDETLADAREVAEASDVVVCVVGEPADMTGEAASRAHVDLPDEQRRLLEALHDTGTPVVALLMNGRPLAVEWLDEHLPVILDIWHPGTEAGPAVARVLAGDTSPGGHLPMSVPYTEGQIPVAHDRLPTGRPADQAEREEEYVSAYLDVPNEPLYAFGHGESYTDFAYSDLSLSTDTLVPGATLEASVTVENTGDVAGRDVVQWYVHDLVGSRSRPEKELIAFETVDLEPGESATVTVEIEESDLAFWTAEEAWAAEPGEFDLMVGHAADDIVDTERFAFEA; encoded by the coding sequence ATGACAGGAGTCAGCAACACGGCGCTCACCGAATACGTGGACGAGCAGCGACGCGAGGCTATTGCCGAGCGAGTCGAGGAACTGCTCGCAGCGATGACCATCGAGGAAAAAGTCGGGCAGCTAAACCAGCGGTCGGTCAGTTTTGTCACGGGGTCGGAAGACGACACCGACGATCTCGAAACGGCGATCGCCGATGGGGAGGTCGGATCCGTACTCAATGCACAGGGACTCGATGCAAAGCGGCACCTCCAGGAGATCGCCGTCGAGGAATCCAGACTCGGCATCCCGCTGGTGATGGCTTTCGACGTCATCCATGGCTACCGGACGGTGTTCCCGACGCCGCTGGGCCAGGCAGCCAGTTGGGAACCGGACCTCGCCGAGCGAGCGGAACGCGTCGCCGCGACGGAAGCCAGCGCCGACGGCCACCACTGGACGTTCGCCCCGATGGTCGACGTCTCCCGGGACCCACGGTGGGGCCGGGTCATGGAAGGGTCGGGCGAGTCCCCCGTCCTCGGGAGTGCGTTCGCCCGGGCGCGCGTCCGGGGATTCCAGGGCGATGATCTCGCTGATACCGACACAATGCTCGCCTGCGCGAAGCACTTCGCCGGGTACGGCGCGAGCGAGGCCGGGCGGGACTACAACACCGTCAACGTCTCCGAGACGGCGCTCCGAGACAGGCATCTCCCGCCGTTCGAAGCCGCGGTCGAGACGGGCGTCGCGACGGTCATGAACGCGTTCAATACCATCGAGCGAATCCCTGCGAGCGGTAACGAGAGTCTGGTCTCGGGCGTCCTCAAGGGCGAGTGGGGATTCGAGGGCGCAATGGTGTCCGATTGGGACTCCTTCGGTGAGCAAATGCCACACGGTGTCGCGGCGGACGAACGCGAGGCCGCCAAACGCGCCATGCTGGCCGGGTCGGACGTCGACATGGTGAGTGAAGTCCTGCTCGAGGAGCTGCCCGAGCTCGTCCGCGACGGCGAGGTGCCCGAGTCGCGACTCGACGACGCCGTCGCGCGCGTCCTCTGGATGAAAGGCCTCCTCGGTCTCTTCGAGGACCCGTATCAGTACTTCGACGAGGATCGGCGTGAAGCCGTCACTCGCACGGACGAACAACGCGAGACTGCCCGGGAGGTCGCCGAACGATCGTTCGTCCTGCTGAAAAACGAGGGCGTCCTCCCGCTCGAGGACGACGCTGAGGTCGGAGTCGTCGGTGCACTGGCCGACAGCGACGAGGACACCCTCGGCGCGTGGGCGTGGGGCGGCGATCCCGAGGACGTGACCACGATCCGCGCGGGACTGGACGATCACTTCGACGGCGTTCCCTACGCGGCTGGCTACGACCTGCCGGGCGAGGTGACCGACGAAACGCTGGCTGACGCCCGCGAAGTCGCCGAGGCGTCGGACGTGGTCGTGTGCGTCGTCGGCGAGCCAGCAGACATGACCGGCGAGGCTGCGAGTCGGGCGCACGTCGATCTGCCCGACGAGCAGCGTCGGCTGCTGGAAGCCCTCCACGACACCGGAACGCCGGTGGTCGCGCTGCTGATGAACGGCCGCCCGCTGGCGGTCGAGTGGCTCGACGAGCACCTCCCGGTCATTCTGGACATCTGGCATCCGGGCACCGAAGCAGGCCCGGCGGTCGCCCGAGTGCTCGCCGGCGACACCTCCCCCGGTGGTCACCTGCCGATGAGTGTCCCCTACACCGAGGGCCAGATCCCGGTCGCTCACGACCGACTGCCGACGGGCCGACCGGCGGACCAGGCCGAACGCGAGGAGGAGTACGTCTCGGCATATCTCGACGTGCCCAACGAACCGCTGTACGCCTTCGGCCACGGCGAGAGCTACACCGACTTTGCCTATAGCGACCTCTCGCTGTCGACGGACACCCTCGTGCCCGGTGCGACGCTCGAAGCGAGCGTCACCGTCGAGAACACCGGCGATGTCGCGGGGCGTGACGTTGTCCAGTGGTACGTCCATGACCTCGTCGGCAGTCGGTCACGGCCGGAGAAAGAACTGATCGCCTTCGAGACAGTGGATCTCGAACCGGGCGAATCAGCGACCGTCACGGTCGAGATCGAGGAGAGCGACCTGGCGTTCTGGACTGCCGAGGAAGCGTGGGCCGCCGAACCCGGCGAATTCGATCTCATGGTCGGCCATGCGGCCGATGACATCGTCGATACCGAGCGCTTCGCGTTCGAAGCGTAG
- a CDS encoding MFS transporter, which yields MTERTRLAVVVWAVLVSQVLLYPGLEDTVIALGGGDHLLAGTWFLVAEFGAFVGMAVLWGLLSDALGRRTPLVVAGAAGGAVSYLAVAAVPGLGGSFDVVLVLRVIGGGFTIGAFSLSITKLMDLAGGHGRNMGAAGTAIGFGAALGSIVGGGLATLDPLAPLYAGAVVLAGAALLAATVPDRGVGGGLALETVFARIRTRPALLVPYAFGYIDRLTAGFFALAGVAYFRDAFDVGPALAGVTLALFFLPFAALQYPMGNLSDRIGRFVPVVAGSLCYGVAIIAVGLAPVYALAALLMVVVGICGAAVSPATMALVTDLVPASERGAAMGGFNVFGSLGMLTGFLLGGVVSGVFGYLPAFVAVGGLEIAIALLAARAVFRMTAGQPGAEWFRHAIRDG from the coding sequence ATGACCGAGCGGACGCGGCTCGCGGTGGTCGTCTGGGCAGTGCTGGTCTCGCAGGTACTGCTCTACCCTGGCCTCGAAGACACCGTGATCGCACTGGGTGGCGGCGACCACCTCCTCGCCGGAACCTGGTTTCTCGTTGCGGAGTTCGGAGCCTTCGTCGGGATGGCCGTCCTCTGGGGATTGCTCAGTGACGCACTCGGTCGACGGACGCCACTGGTCGTCGCCGGGGCGGCCGGTGGAGCGGTGAGTTACCTCGCCGTCGCGGCGGTACCAGGTCTCGGCGGTAGCTTCGACGTGGTGCTCGTGCTACGGGTGATCGGCGGCGGGTTCACGATCGGGGCGTTCTCGTTGTCGATCACGAAGCTGATGGATCTCGCCGGAGGGCACGGCAGAAACATGGGAGCAGCGGGGACGGCGATCGGCTTCGGCGCGGCGCTTGGCTCGATCGTCGGCGGGGGACTCGCGACGCTGGATCCGCTCGCCCCACTCTACGCCGGGGCAGTTGTCCTCGCAGGGGCGGCACTGCTGGCAGCGACGGTCCCGGACCGGGGCGTCGGCGGTGGGCTAGCCCTCGAGACCGTCTTCGCTCGCATCCGTACCCGTCCAGCACTGCTCGTCCCCTACGCGTTCGGGTACATCGACCGCCTGACAGCCGGCTTCTTCGCGCTGGCCGGCGTAGCGTACTTCCGTGACGCCTTCGACGTTGGGCCCGCACTGGCCGGGGTGACACTCGCGCTGTTTTTCCTCCCGTTCGCCGCGCTCCAGTACCCGATGGGGAACCTCTCGGATCGGATCGGCCGGTTCGTGCCCGTCGTCGCCGGATCGCTCTGTTACGGAGTGGCGATTATCGCTGTCGGGCTCGCCCCGGTGTACGCACTCGCCGCGCTCCTCATGGTCGTCGTCGGCATCTGTGGCGCGGCGGTCTCACCGGCAACGATGGCGCTCGTGACTGACCTCGTTCCGGCGAGCGAACGCGGCGCGGCCATGGGCGGGTTCAACGTCTTTGGCAGTCTAGGCATGCTGACCGGCTTCCTCCTCGGTGGCGTCGTTTCCGGCGTCTTTGGCTATCTCCCGGCGTTCGTCGCGGTCGGCGGCCTCGAAATTGCGATCGCCCTGCTCGCGGCACGGGCCGTCTTTCGAATGACGGCCGGCCAGCCGGGCGCTGAATGGTTTCGACATGCGATTCGGGATGGATGA
- a CDS encoding sugar phosphate nucleotidyltransferase, whose translation MDAVVLAGGFATRLWPITRNRPKMFLPIGDTTVIDRIFRELEADDRIEDVYVSTNEEFADEFRNHLADSPFEKPRVSVEEARAEDEKFGVVGALGELVEREGIDSDTLVIAGDNLISFDISAFIDAFEANNGPTIAAYDVGDLESATQYGVIDVDDDRVVEFQEKPDDPASTLVSIACYAFPAETIGLFDTYLTGENNPDEPGWFIQWLIDREPVYAFPFEGAWFDIGTPDGYLDAVSWYLDGGTLVHPDATVEGSDLGENVHVMDGATVVDSKLERSVVFPDATLDRCRIVSSLIDQETELEDVNLSNAQIGAHTSLTQTPPDPWVWEQHRDSE comes from the coding sequence ATGGACGCTGTTGTACTGGCTGGTGGGTTCGCGACGCGACTGTGGCCGATCACCCGCAATCGGCCGAAGATGTTCCTCCCGATCGGTGACACGACAGTCATCGATCGCATCTTCCGCGAACTCGAAGCCGACGACCGGATCGAGGACGTCTACGTCTCGACCAACGAGGAGTTCGCCGACGAGTTCCGCAACCACCTGGCCGACTCGCCCTTCGAGAAGCCACGCGTCTCGGTCGAGGAGGCCCGGGCGGAGGACGAGAAGTTCGGCGTCGTCGGCGCGCTGGGCGAACTCGTCGAGCGCGAGGGGATCGACAGCGATACGCTGGTGATCGCGGGCGACAACCTGATCAGCTTCGACATCTCGGCGTTCATCGACGCCTTCGAGGCCAACAACGGCCCGACGATCGCCGCCTACGATGTCGGCGACCTGGAGAGTGCAACGCAGTACGGCGTGATCGATGTCGACGACGACCGGGTTGTCGAGTTCCAGGAGAAACCCGACGATCCGGCGAGCACGCTCGTCTCCATCGCGTGCTATGCCTTCCCCGCGGAGACGATCGGGCTCTTCGATACGTACCTCACCGGCGAGAACAACCCTGACGAACCCGGCTGGTTCATCCAGTGGCTCATCGACCGCGAACCGGTGTACGCCTTCCCCTTCGAGGGAGCCTGGTTCGACATCGGGACCCCCGACGGGTACCTCGATGCCGTCTCGTGGTACCTCGACGGCGGGACGCTCGTCCATCCCGACGCGACGGTCGAGGGATCGGACCTCGGCGAGAACGTCCACGTCATGGACGGCGCGACGGTGGTCGACTCGAAGCTCGAACGGTCGGTCGTCTTCCCGGACGCGACACTCGATCGGTGCCGGATCGTCTCCTCGCTCATCGACCAGGAGACCGAACTCGAAGACGTCAACCTCTCGAACGCCCAGATCGGGGCCCACACCTCACTCACGCAGACGCCACCGGACCCCTGGGTGTGGGAACAACATCGCGACTCCGAGTGA